In the Rhododendron vialii isolate Sample 1 chromosome 2a, ASM3025357v1 genome, TTTGTAAAGCTCTTTCAGCAGCAGCATGACTTACGAAATCAATAAACCCATAACCCTCTGACTGACCACTTAGCTTGTTACGGATAACTTTTGCATTGGTCATCTGCGATCACAAACACTTCTAATGAGTAACGAGTAGACACAAAAATAGGTCCTAGTCTGTGTAGTCCCACTATGCGTGTGCCTATGTATACAATCTGGCATCTGCACACTCATTCCTTATTTCCAACGAGGTGGGACACTGGGATTAATCAAAAACAAACCCgtaaaacaacaaacaaatgtCACCAGATGTTTCCCCATAACCTAAGGCCTAGGCCGACCCTGTGTAGTATATTCCTGTGCCCTTGCAATACAGGGTGGGGCGTGATGCATAACCCAATTTCCCCAACCCATTCCCATCCCTAAAAGAAACCAATTCTGTTATCAAGTCTGGACTCTGATATTTTGTTACTTCCCAGACTTTAATGTGTTTTCAAAGACTTGTAACATACTTATTTTACACAGGGCAACTCCAACGTATCTCTTATATTCTTCTCCACCATACTGAAACAAGTAAAATCTTGACTTCCTGTATTTAACTATGCATAGGGTCCAAGATATTTCAACTGGGAGAATAGGCCATTGTTCGAAATCAAGAGATTCTTCTTTCTACTTTGTTTAGTTGGGAGTCGAGGGAGTGCAAAATAAGATCAAATCGTTGACGtgttagatatttttttagaatttagaGTGGTGAACATGACATTCTATTGTAGTCTGTTTCTCTAtactttcaatattttcttcGCTTTCTTTTGTACATGGTGATGAATCCTTCGTCCCTTTCCAACAAAGCTTAtcactatcaaaaaaaaaaaatcacgaaaaaaagagagagaagtaaTTACCTCGCCAGTATAGGCGAAACAGTTCATGAGGTACTGTTCGTCCATCCAGACCTGGAGATCTCCGATCCACAGCGTACAGACCGCATCGGCGCCACCGGGCTGGGCAGCGGCGGCCGCCGAGTACTGCGGTTGCGCGGCCACCGCCGCCGCCTGAGTAGGCTGTTGTTGTTGGTAATACATCTGCTGCGGCTGCGCTTGCGGCTGCGCTTGGTACTGGTAAGGTTGCTGCTGCTGAGGGGGtggttgttgctgttgttgttgttgattgGCCATCATCCATTGTTGCTGCTGTAACTGCTGTTGGTATTGAAGGTACTGGTTCTGTTGCTGTTGGTCGTATGTAGGAGGAGGAGCGGCCATTTGTTGGGGTACTCCGTTGGGTGACGGTTGTTGCATCATCGTCGAAACCCTAACTTTTTCTCGTAAGCACAGAGATGGTTGTGTAAATGggtttttctagagagagagagagagacgcgaCTCTGCGTTTACGACGGGGTTGGGATATGTGTGAGAAATCGCAACCCTAGAAAGGGTACCAATACCAGTGGAAAGGAGCAGGCTTTATTACGGTCCACAGAATGGACTGTCGAGCTGTCAGGCCCGGAGAGATATGTCCCACCCCTCGTATCAGGTCCCACCACAGATAGAAAATGAGTAATCATTCCAATAGAATTGAGAATGTCTATACGGTGAGTTGTTTCGTCcttatttgatttgtttttacatctgtttagttttgtacttaatttttttaaattattaattcgtttttacgagagaaatcagaaatgtaaaaaaaaaaattatttaagtactattttgagaaataatcattatttagcaaaataagtaaaataagatgacatttttttctaaaaagtggttattcccaaatatttggataaaagtaaaaaaaaaaattaactttttcgGTTTCTTTCGTCGacacgaatcaataatccacaaaaattggacgcaaaactaacaaatgaaaaaaaaaatcaaatcataacaaaatattccctccgtccggatttaattgtccctaattctattctaaccgtctaaaaaatgggttatatcTTTGGATCCGTAATGAacttcatatcgaatatggatcttgtttgatagatctcaattagttctataattcAATATATTTTCGAAAttacgtaaaacattataaattggatgatataatcgattgaaaaatggcacgaactccaaaaaaaaactattaaatccaaatgaaataacttaattttttttaagtttaggAGAACTTACTCTTACAACTCACCCTAAATTCTAAGGGTGAGTTCTCTTAAACTTAAAAGAAATTATTgtttgtcattatttaaaatttcttttgcatttgttaattttgcgtacaacttttatggattattgatttgtctccaTGAAATGAAtcgaaaagtaaaaagaaattaCTTTTACCTTAATTTATTTcactaaaaaatttattatttctccaaatacttaggtaaaatgaaaaaaaaaatagtttccaattcttctcgtcgagacgaatcaataatctacaaaagtttggcacaaaactaacaaatgcgaaaaaaaaattaaataaggacaaaaccaacttATAGAAATGTACCGGCTTAAGTATCTGATTTTTTATTGGAGCGGTAAGTACTGGTACTGGTGAGATAACGGATCTCATTCGAATTTATCGCTATTAGTATTATTTTCCAATATAAAAGCATTTATAATAtaacatatatacacatttattaaaaataaaaataaaaagtagtttAGTATTTGTCTGGTACAGTCCGGTATTGACCGGTACCGACTCGTACTtaaggaaaaattaaatttaaaagtagcCCGGTATTGTCCAGTATTGGCCGGTACTAACTGGTATTGGTCGGTATCGGCCAGTATCTAAGCtagaacaaaattaaaaatgtaGGGTACCGAATTTAGACAATACCGGTATGGTATGGGATTCATAACTTTGGTCccactactaaaaataaataggagtacttatttttttgaattaaaaatgattaTTATGAAGGAATTATCTGACTTGTAAAgcggaaataagtacttaaaaataaaaatgtttgtggaacggggcctaaatctACCTGTGGGATGGTGCCGCACCTCACAAAATAGTACTGCATGTGTTGCCCTGCCAAGTGAGGTCCGCTCTGGTCTCAATTTGATTGATCGAAAGTattcactttgtagagtttGTCGCATAGAACAactgtgcaaaaaaatcagcttgatggGATATTATTACGTGCTTGATTGGAACacatatatcttgaaaataatGGGTTTCAGTTGGTTTGATCTAGTGTTTCGaatctatttttttcaagataaaaatgtttcaattaGACATTTCATGATACCTGATTGAGTTGATTTGTTGCATGTTTTTGATCAAGCATTTCTCGAAAGTAAACCCCACATGCTGTTGTATATTTTCGGTACCCATAgtcaaactccaaaaaataatcaatcCTCGTGTATCACATAATTTTTCACACCAATATTTGGGTTAAATACCGAGAATAACACTTGAGTAATTTatcaaccacaaaaaaaaatgtttttggtATAGAAAGATTTCATAGAAGTTGGTCCAACATAAAGGAGGAAGGTCCAAATAAAATATTACAACTGctataattaaaattcaaattaaaagcATTCTTGGGCAACATGTCTGCACTTCTATTTGCTTCTCGCCGCACTTATACAAATCACCAAACACACGGCATTGGGTCATGAGGGCCTTGCAATCACCAGTAAGAGCACAGGGATGAGATATTGTCATATGCATTTAAAGTATCCACTGCGAAAACGACATCCATTTCGATTTGAACGCACTAATATTATGCTCGATCACTATCGGAGCCCATCCCGTAAGGGAAACAACCGGTATTGAAAGTGTTGAAATGACGTCGATGACACCAACATCCCAATGGAAAAATAATGCTCCAAGGATGACCTGACTCATGAGTCGCTTTAGAAAAACAGTTCGCTGAAAACCAGAACTCAAAGGAAACAGGTTGAAAGAAATTTTCCGAGACGACAAGACTTTCCCATAATTCTATGGCTTTGACGCCATCATGAATGGCATGCATGGAGAGTATTCTCAGTGGAGTTAGGAAAATGAGAACACACACAATCGGGCACAACACTACGGTGGAAAAGAAATTCTGGAGGTGGTGGGTTGCTCGGGGATGTGGTGGAAGGCGGCTCTTGGGGCAGCGGTGGTAGAAGTTTGCGGTTCGATTTAGATGGTTAGGGTTGGGTTTTGGGCTTCTTGGGTCAGACTTGGCCCATAGTTGTTTGTATGGGTTCTACTTTTCTAGGTGTTTCGGGCTTAGCCCTTTAGGTGcttttgggctttgtcccataAGTTATTTTGCATCTAACCTTGGTTGGATCCCCCTCCCGTCTTCTCCCAACTTGATATAGCCTTTGTCAAGTCCCTTAAACATGCTGCATTACTTACTTtctgttatcatcaaaacacaATTCATGGAGTTGTTTGTATTTAAGGGAAAGAGAGTCAACTCTCTGTAACGTTATCGGACATGGTAGCCCTTTGGgctaaatatatttatttttgttaaagatAGTGATAATTATTGGtgttattaatttttatttagttatttgtaaaaaatttaaaaattaagcaTTCATCTTAACAAGAGGAATCGAGAGTATAGAAATGTATTTCCATCTTAATGCATTTccatattaccaaaaaaaaaaaagacagaccCTAACAGAATCAAACTAAACCCTAACATTATTAACCCACCTTCGCACCCACCGAATCTGTGGGAAACccaggaaaaggaaaacagaaaccTAGAAGAAGACCCCCAAAACTCACCACTGCATTATTACCCAAGCTCCCCGTCGGCTGCAATCTTCCAGATCTAAGAGGTCTTGGAGGAAACCGATCCCAAAACGGGCCAAACAACCACCGGCCGTGATCCACTTCGCCGATTGCACAACACAAGAACCACCACACAGGAGAGGCGGCAAGGAgcggaggaggagggaggaggcgAGATGAGGAGAGGGGGGAGAAGAGAGGGAGTAGGGGGGGCTCCCCCAAACTGAAACCCTAGCTTTTGGAGTTGGAGAGAgtcaagaagagagagaaagggatcCAGCTTGTGGATTGAGTTTTTATTTGGGTAAGGTCAAATTTTATTGGTATAACGATATCGAAAGGCCAAAAAACTGTTACGCATGACCTGTTTTGTTACATAACGGCCATTTTTTAAAACCTTGGTTCtactttcttctcctttctatATCTCATTTGACATTTCTTGGTTAGAATCACCCTAAATCTAGCACACACCTTAAAACATTTCTAAATAAACACACACTAAACACACAAGATAGTGCACTCAAGTATTAAAAACACATAAATATTTACCAACTTTTAGTACTAAGTTATACCACTAAAATAGTACtcattggagatgcttttaaGAGCATAACTCGAACCACGTTCTATATCTtgaaaattatatatctatctatcaatattATAATTTCCGAagtatcaaaaaaagaaaaaatcctaTCGATATTATAAGTAAATATAGCGGTGCTTCATAAGAACTCTTCAAAACGTATTCCAAATGTTTTATAGTAGAATTTTGGGATTTCCTTAATTGTTTGGAAATCTACAACACAAAGTAGAAGACACCTGTTCTCACCAAAGGAGGAAGTTGAATTTAGAATTTCTTAATTGTTAGATATGTGTTAATTGAATGCCCCTTAATAAAGTTGAGTTTGTCTTATAAGACAAAGCAATATGGGATatagagagtttttttttttttttttgatctgcgaTATAGAGAGTATTTGATTTACTTTtcttcgagttttttttttttgaacgtttttttttcttcgagtTACTTAAGGTCTACCAGAGAAGTTGATCCTGTGAGAGCTAAAAAATATGCACAACTGCACAATTACTAGGTTCAAGACAGAGAGATTGTTGGGCCCCGAGTGCGCTCATGAACTTAGTTACACAATGTCATTTCCTGCGATTACTCTAAAAATAGATTTGcaggtgcgatgtcgaatgtcataaaagacttgATTGAAGCTCTCGCTCGCTAACACCAATTAGTTTTtcgagagatggtggaaaacgGCCCAGCAGAGATCGATATGGTAAATGAAGCACTCAATGAAAGGACCTTAAGCCCATAAATTGCAACTCGCAATGCATCATCCTTCGCCCCCGCATGAGcagtttttcttttggttgtaaATCATGAGCAGATTATAATGTTATAGTAGTACTGAGAATAGTCGCTCTCCTGCCACAGAAACTCACATTTGCTCACTGTCACCGTCATGACCATCTTAAGACATGGGGATTCTATGCGGAaatgattcttttcctttttcctttatgTACTTGATAATATGTCAAAAACATGTTTAGGTTATACAACAATTCCCACCACCACAAACAGCAACAGCAAAATTTACAATAATACTCACCCTCCTCAACAATCTCAGTCAAAAATATCGAAAAAAGGACAACAAAAAACAATCTACTTCAGGTAGATACAAGCTACAAGAATCAAAGAAGTAATTAACTATAAGTTTACTAAGCCATCTACGCTTTCGATGCAAATCTCCGACCATTCTCAGTGAGATGTAGATGAAGAAGCAATGTCTGTTTGGAGTGCTGATGAATTCTGGGTTTGGCTTCGACTTGAACTGTGCTTTTGGGTCTCTTCATGAAAGTCTCTCATGGCTTTGAACCTTAAATCTTCGGTGTAGGAATTTGGTTCTGGAATTATGCTTGGGATAGTCATTCGGCCTTCAAGCATGCTCACCACCTCAGACATTGCAGGCCTAAGTGATGGTGATGCATTTGTGCACAAGAGTGCTACTTTAACCATCCTTTCCACTTCTTCTTTGTTGACTTCAGACCCCAACTTTGGATCCACAAGGTCCGTGAAGTTTTCTCCTTGCGGCAAGTGGCACGCCTGCATATTGTGTGCAACTTGCTTATTAAtatacaaaaagaaagaacttcagaagaaaagaaaccatttgcaAGAAAGTTTAACCTGGACACTGTTGATTAATACTCATCTAAAACCTTAGGGGTAACTATTGTGAAGTTCACTCCCAATTCAACCCTAAATGGGGCAACATGTGCAAGTACTACAATTTACAGGTATGCGACAGAAATTCGAACTCCAGCACAACACTAGGAATGTTCGTATTTTCTACTCTGTTACCAACACCTACCCACACAAGCATTCATCGTCTTTCTATCTTAAGCATTTGCTAGTGGAAatgatttttgagaatttgaagATATGTTGTTAATGTTTACTTATAATTAGTGATCATAAAGAAGACATCTAATAACAAGAAGTTTTGAAATATTGAAGACAaatcaaaatcatcaaggaagGAAGTCCTTATGTACCCAATCTAGCAGACATATGTAATTGTCGCTTGGCATGTAATTGTTGTTGTTCTTCCCGCTGATAATTTCCAAAGCTACAACTCCAAAGCTGTAAACATCTGCCTTGTAAGTCAAGTAACCCCAAAGTGCATATTCCGGGGCCATATATCCTCTGCGAATCACAATGTTCATGTCTCATTCAATATTCAAAAAGTTACTCGTATGCAGTTGACATGATAAGCATTCAGTCGTTTAGgctcccaacaaaaaaaaaaaaaatagcccaTAGGGAAAGGACAAAAAGACTCACATAGTTCCAGCAACTCGAGTGCTAATGTGGGTCTTTTCATCTTCATTAAGCCTAGCCAACCCGAAGTCTGATATTTTGGGGTTTAGGTTTCCATCAAGCAGCACATTAGTAGCTTTAATGTCTCTGTGAACAACCTTGAATCTTGATTCCTCATGTAGAAAAGCTAAACCTCTAGCAATCCCAATGCAGATCTTAAGCCTTGTTGGCCAATCGAGTATCAATTGGTCGTCCTTCGGATCTGAAAATTATCCAATACTCAAGCATAGCTACAAAACTACAATAAAGTCGGTACTAGGTACCGAAAGTGTTGTTAGCCATTCCCCATATTTAGTCGATGTTTGTTAACACTTCCATATTCGATCCGTTGAAACTTTCAATGAAAGTATGTTTGGTAACTGTCTCTCgttcaaaaaatggtaaaaatTCCTACAACACGTGTaagtagaaaaataatattttcattaCTTTTAAGAGCAACTTTTCATTCTCTCATCCCTCTCCACACCTTCAGCAACTGCCGATCACCCTTAACCTCCGTCATCCCACCCACTGTTCGGAAAAGTAAGTATTTTAACACAAAAGTGTGCACCAAACAGACTATGATAAGAAAGAAAACAGGAAAACCTACCAAACAACATGTGGGCGAGGCTATTGTTTTCCATATACTCATACACCAACAACAATTGGTCCCCTTCAATACAGCATCCATGAAGTTTAACAAGATTTGGGTGCTGCAAGCAAGAAATCATGCCAATTTCATTCAAAAATTCACGATTTCCTTGCCTTGATTTAGATGACAGTTGCTTCACTGCAACTAGAGTACCGTCAGACAATACACCCTGCATCCAAGATCCAGTCAATATCTAAGAATGATAACCAAAACGTGAGATGGATATATCATGGACTTAGTAGAACACCTTATACACAGAACCAAAACCACCTTCTCCAATCTTGTTTGCCGAATCGAAATTGTTTGTGGCAGCTTTAATATGTTTCAAAGTAAAAGAAGCAGTTTTCAACTCGAGACCTTCGAAATCTGTCCAGGAAAAATACCAACATGAATCATGAAACCAAAAAACATGGAGAATAATAATTTGAACAATCATCTTACTTCAGAAATCCATATTATATTTAAGAAACTGTTCTCTTCTCAGATCTGACTATCAACACATGCATTCTGAGCAATGGCCTGCCATGCTTATTATTACAGATAGTGTATATACACCTAAATATATACGTAAGTTACACATGCATCTCATACTCTAATGAAAAGGAAGTTTTGGATCTCgtgaactttaaaaaatttctcataaagtTACCAAACTGTTGCTGGTGTATTGCCGAAAATAGAACAAAGCAACATTGACGACTAACCACATTATTTCAATCAATGCTTACCTTTTCCCCtactttttttgcctttcaaacaGGCTTTCCACCAAAGGACACTGGCTGTTACAAAAACAAAGCATATAGCCACAACTCCAACAGCAACATATGCAGTGATGTTCTTCCTTCCACCGTCTGAACAAGATTTGTTACCTGCCcacaagaaaagaacaaagcCAAACAACAATGCTAATGACAAGATAGTCGACACGAACCTGAAACCCAAATAAATATATGAGAGACGGCAATAGGTATAATCTGTTCAAACTTCACTACCAAACCCATTATATCAATAGCTGCACGTATTTGGCTCGCTTATGGAGATGAATATAGCCAAACGTCAGGGCTGTTTTTGAGAATTCAAATGATAAAGTTACTTGTATCTCTAGCCAATTAAGATTTTAGACGAGTTGGTGGTTAGCAATTTAAAAGCTTTCGATAAGAAGGTAGAGCTAGATATCGACACGGAAAAAAGATGAAGAACACAAGATAAATGAAGGGTGATGGGTCATTTAAATcaatgaaagagaaagggaaggccaacCTAAAGCACCTAAGTAGACAAAAGCAGATAATAATTATCAGATTACATAGCATAACCCAAAcataagcaacaaaaaaaaaaaagaaaaaggaagagacAAATACGCAGAAAGTACTTACTAGGGATTACAGAAATAGCAGATATGAGGGGGCCATATACTCCTCTTACAGGAATTCGAGTAGTCCCTTTGCCAGCCCAATAAAATCGGATCTCCATAATATTATCTGTCACACTGGCGTTAAATGTTCTTGTCAATTGCTTTAGAGCCCCAACAGCCTCGTCTTCAATATTGAAATCCCTCCTAACTAATTTTCCCTGaattaaacaaaataattaCCGATTCTCCATGACCCGTTGAAAATTAAATATGTTCATAGACATAAACAAGACTACCTGAATATAAATATCAAATATCCTTCTCCCAAGACTGTTATATGTATTGTCGTTTGTGAAAAATATCTCAGCAAATTGCAGATTAACAATGTAATTCCCATTTTCTAAGCAGTAACGGAAGTAAGTAAGTGAGACAGGAGCCAGGCGCGCTGTAGTATACAATTCAGAGATGTTTGTTGATGACACAGCTTTGAC is a window encoding:
- the LOC131310999 gene encoding probable LRR receptor-like serine/threonine-protein kinase RFK1 → MVYRNGVVFWILSLSCFWLLRISVSKLPQGEVDALQQIATSMGAIYWEFNSDSCQVEVVGLTDQAPKGSDSSVECPCNFVNDTYCHVEKIVLKGYSLPGMLPPELVKLPYLQEIDFAYNVLSGTIPLEWASLQLSSISVLANRLSGEIPKELGNFSSLTFLNLEANQFSGSVPSELGKLVNLNTLVLSSNQLSGELPTSLAGLRNLTDFRINDNNFSGAIPNFIQNWKQLGRLEMYASGFQGPIPPNISLLNKLTDLRISDINGTAQGFPNFNNTTGLIRLVLRSCNLYGEIPGYVWKMNSLQMLDLSFNSLVGDIPNNIPSKSLKFVFLSDNMLSGNIPDSILTDGSSLDLSYNNFTWQDPNQLACRENVNYYVNLFRSSSMKNPLKSILPCMKDVTCPRYGCSLHVNCGGNDLTTREGNEKVVYEGDASVEGGSSKYYRSNSYWGFSSTGDFMDDNVFQNVRFVKAVSSTNISELYTTARLAPVSLTYFRYCLENGNYIVNLQFAEIFFTNDNTYNSLGRRIFDIYIQGKLVRRDFNIEDEAVGALKQLTRTFNASVTDNIMEIRFYWAGKGTTRIPVRGVYGPLISAISVIPSNKSCSDGGRKNITAYVAVGVVAICFVFVTASVLWWKACLKGKKSRGKDFEGLELKTASFTLKHIKAATNNFDSANKIGEGGFGSVYKGVLSDGTLVAVKQLSSKSRQGNREFLNEIGMISCLQHPNLVKLHGCCIEGDQLLLVYEYMENNSLAHMLFDPKDDQLILDWPTRLKICIGIARGLAFLHEESRFKVVHRDIKATNVLLDGNLNPKISDFGLARLNEDEKTHISTRVAGTIGYMAPEYALWGYLTYKADVYSFGVVALEIISGKNNNNYMPSDNYICLLDWACHLPQGENFTDLVDPKLGSEVNKEEVERMVKVALLCTNASPSLRPAMSEVVSMLEGRMTIPSIIPEPNSYTEDLRFKAMRDFHEETQKHSSSRSQTQNSSALQTDIASSSTSH